The genome window ACGACGGCTCCGACGCGCCGCTGTTCGCGATCGATTCCAGCGCTCTCGGCGGGATGTACGCGGGGCGCATCGCGCTGATCGGCACCGAGGCAGGCGTCGGCGTGCGGATGGACGGCGAACTCGCCACCTCCACTGCCGAACTGACGCTCTCCGTCGACGGCCGCATCGAGGTGCGCAAGGCTTCGGCGGCGGGCGATCTCGCGGTGACGACGGGCGATGCGCTGGCGGTGGGCGAAAGCCTCGCCGCCGCGGGAAACGCCGCGATCTCCGCCGACACCCTCGATCTCGCGGCGGGCACCCAGCTCGGCGCGGTCGGTGACCTGACCCTCGGCGTGCGCACCGCGGCGGTGGACGGCACGCTGGCGGCGGGGATGAACGGCGGCGGCGGTGCACTGTCGGCATCCGCCACCGAGACCCTGACCGTGAGCGGAACGGTTTCGGCACGCGGCGATCTGTCGCTTTCGGCCGATGCGCTGGAGGTTTCCGGGCAGGCGGCGAGTGGTGCGCACGCGGTCCTGTCCGGCCGCGCGGTCGGCGTTTCCGGCACGGTCCTGGGCGACCGCGTGACTCTCTCCCCCACCGAAGACGCGACCGTCTCCGGTGCGGTGGAAGCGACGACGGCGGCGGAAATCGCCGCCGGGCGGGACGCGACGGTCGCCGCCACCGGCGCGGTCTCGGCGCGATCGGTGACGATCGGGGCAACTCGCGACGCCACCGTCGCGGGCCGCGCCACCGCCACCGCCGACCTCGCCCTGACTGCGGACGGCACGGCGGCGGTCGCGAGCGGCGGGCGGGCGCAGGCGGGCGGCGCTCTCGTCGCCTCCGGCGCGACGGTAAGCAACGCGGGCACCCTGCAATCGGCGGGCGATCTCATGATCCGGGCCGCAGAAGCGTTCGCCAACGCCGATCTGGTGTTCGCCGGAGCCTCGCTCGCCGTCGAGGCCGAAAGCGTCGCCAACTCCGGCGGCACCTTGCTTGCCGCCGACGACATCGCCATGACCGCCACCGGCGAAATCCTCAACGCCGCGGGCGCGATCGAAACCGCGAACGGCGACATCCGCCTGACCGGCGCTTCGGTGCGCAACGTCGGCTCGAAGACCGCCGCCGACGTGGTCGACGAACTGATCGTCGACGAATACTACAAAATGCAGTCGGGCACGCCGCGCCCGCCCTGCGGCGGCGGCGGCGGATGCAAGAGCAAGTACTGGAAGAAGTCGGCGGCGGTTCCCGACCCCCGGCCCGGCCATACCGGAACCTCCTACTACGGCACGTCGAAAAGCGGCAGCGTCACCTCGCGGATCTACGAACAGCGGCTGGTGAGCACCGCAGGCGTCGACGCGCAGATCAGCGCGGGCCGGGACCTCGCCATCGACGCTCCGGACATCGCCAACGTCACCGGCACGGTGAGCGCGGTGCGCGACATCGCGATGACCGGCAAGACCCTCGCCAATCAGGGCCTGATGGGCACCGGCCGGTGGCAGATTTCGGTCAAGAACAAGAAAACCACGCGCTGCTACGGCGATTCCCTGTGCGCCGGGTTCTCCAATGGCGGCGGCACCGCGGTTCTCGACAGCTGGAGCATCGAGCTCTCCCCGGCGATCATCCAGGCGGGCGGGTCGATCACCGGGAGTTTCACCGATCGCGTCGACAACACCTCGATCCGCGCGGGCGATGCCCGGCCCGCCGGCGCCTACAAGGCGCTGATCGGCGAGATCAAGGACACCAGCCTCGTCTGGGGCGACCCCGGCACGCTGCCGCAATCGCGGGCGGCGCTCGACGCCCGGCTCGGCGCGACGATTCCCGGCTTCAAGAGCCTGTTCACCACCGCCAACGCGACCAGTTCCTACGTCTACGAAAGCCGCGTCGCCTACACCGACCTCGGCGCGTTCTACGGCTCGGACTACTTCTTCTCGCGCGCCGGGCTTTCGGCGGTCGATTACGAAGCGCTGCCGAAGCGCCTCGGCGACGCGTATTTCGACACCCAGTACATCCGCGACCGGATCATCGCCGAGACCGGCTCGCGCTGGCTCGACCCCAAGGTCGCGAACGACGCGGCGCAGCTCAAGGCGCTGATCGACAACGGCGTCGCGGTGGCGGGCGATCTCGACCTTTCGGTGGGCGTGGCTCTCACCGCCGAGCAGATCGCGGCGCTCGACCGCGACATCGTCTGGTACGAGACCGAGGAGGTGGACGGCCAGGAGGTTCTGGTTCCGCACCTCTACCTCGCCGACGCCACCCGCGCGGCGATCACTCCCACCGGCGCGGTGATCGCAGCGGCGGGGAACATCGATCTCGACGCGCTGACGGTGGTGAACGCCGAGGGCCGCGTCGCGGCGGGCGGCGCGCTGACGGTCGCGGCGTCGAAGGACATCGTCGACCTCAGCGGCAAGCTCGTCTCCGGCGGCGACATGACGCTGGCGGCGGGCGGCGACGTGACGATCGCCACCCAAAGCACGGTGTTCGCCGACGGCCGCCGCAACGCGCGCGACGTGCGCGTCGGCGAGGCGGGCGTGAACGCGGGCGGCAACCTCGCCGTCACCGCCGGGGGCGACCTCGCCGTGACCGGCGCGAAGGTCGCCGCGGGCGGAAACGCCAGCTTCGATGCGAAAGGCGACGTCGCCCTCCAGGCGCTGGCGCAATCGCGCCACGAGGAGGAGGGCAATCGCAAGGAGGGCTACCGCCTCGACGCCCTCGACCATCACCTCACCACCGTCGAGGTCGGCGGTTCCACCACCGTCAAGGCCGGAGACGACCTCTCGCTGGTCGGCGCCAAGGTGGCGAGCGGCGGCGAAACCAAGCTCGAAGCCGAGGGCGACGTCACCATCGCCGCCGTCACCGACACCTATTCCCTCGAAAGCTGGAAAAAGAAGAAGAGCTTCGGCCGCAAGTCGTCGACCAAGGGGCAGATCGACTCCGCGACGGTGCGGCGCTCCGAGGTGAGCTCGGGGGCGGACCTTTCCGCCGACGCGGGGAAGAACATCGAGGTTTCGGCGAGCACGCTGACCGCGGAAGGCGATCTCACGCTGACCGCCGAGGGCTCGGTGGGGCTGAGCGCGCAGGCGGACGAGTTTCACGAGGAAGTCCACAAGAAGACGTCCGGCTTCCAGAAAGGGAAGATGGACGGCACCGAGGTCGTCGTCACCCATCAGGTGACGGAGCTGTCCTCGGGCGGCGACCTCGCCGTGACCGCGAAGAGCGGCGACGTGGCGCTGGAGGCGACCCGGGTCGCGAGCGCGGGCAGCGCGACGATCTCCGCCGAGGACGGTCTGGTCGGGATGCTGTCGGTGACCGACAGCGACTTCAAGTCGGTCAGCAAGACCGGGAGCAATCTGGTCTGGCAGTCGGCGGCGGGAAAGGGCCACGACGACACCACGGTGCGGATGGTCACCATCGACGCGGGCGGCGGCCTGACGGTGACGGCGGGCGACGGCGTGGTGGTGGAATACAAGGGCGGCAAGGCGAACCTCGCCGAGACCGTCGACCGCCTGAGCCAGGAACCCGGCCTCGCGTGGCTGAAGGAGATGCAGTCCCGCGACGACGTCGCCTGGAACGCGGTGGCCGAGGCGCACAAGTCCTGGGACTACAAAAGCCAGGGCCTGACCGGACCGGCGGCGGCGGTGATCAGCATCGCGATCGCCATCGCCACCCAGGGCTGGGGCGCGGGCGCGGCCGGGTCCCTCGCGGGTGGTGGCGGCGCCCTGACCGGCGTCGGCGGCGCGATGGCCAACGCCGCGATGACCTCCCTGATCACCCAGGCCTCCCTCAGCCTGATCAACAACCAGGGAAATCTCGGCGCTGTGTTCCAGGACCTTGGCTCTAGCAGCGCTCTTAAATCTCTCGCAGTCGCAGTGGTCACCGCTGGGGTAACCCAAGGGCGGGTCAAGGATCTCGGAATTGACGTTTCCAAAACCGCCGATTTCGCCGACCGGCTCGCTTATCAGGCCGTTCAGTCGGGCGTAGGGGTCGCTGCAAACGCCACGATTGGTGGCGTAGCTTTTGATGATGCCTTGAAGTCCGGTGCGCTCTCCATCGTAACGGCCATGGCGTCTCAGACGCTGTTCAAGAGCATTGGCGATCTCGCAGGTGAGTTGGAAATCGATGAGGGCGATATCCGAAAGGTAATCGCTCACGCCGTGGCCGGGTGCGCAGTCGGCCAGATCACTCAAAATTGTGTCGCCGGTGCAATCGGTGCCGGGTTGCAGGAGTTGGGAGGAGATGTCCTTCAGAGACTTAGCGACACTGATGAGGAGAAAATTCGGCTGGCGGGACTCACGTCTGCGGTCGCTGCAATGCTGGTTGGAGGCGATGCGAGTGCCGTCAATGCGGCAGACGGTATTGCCCAAAGTGCGGCAACCTACAACCGCCAACTTCATGTCGCGGAACTCAAGGCCATCCGGGACAAAGCCCAGGCGCTTGCTGACGCCGACGGCGATGGTGTGCTGAGCGCAGCCGAAGCCACGAAGGCGATAGAGTGGGAAACGCGGCTGACCAGTGAAGCCTTGCGCACGGTGGACGCCTACTGGAACGCGCGCTTGGCCGATGATGCTGAAGCCGCGCAAATCATCAAGGAAATGGCAGCCACCAATTCGGGCTTCGATGTCACCGTGGGAGGCCGGGCCGTGGCCTTTCTCCGGCAGGATGCGTTCTACGACAATCGCGCGCTTTACGCCAATTTCATCCGCGAAAATGCAGACCTTTACGACAAGGCCCTAGCCGAATGGACACCCGGCTCTAAGGACGCTCTCAAAGGCAAAATCAGCCCATCGTCACTGGCGGTGATCGACAGCATCGGCAGTTCTTCGTGGCGGAATCTATCCCCGGAAGATCTCGGCAAAAGCGATGCCGAGAACATCGCTGCGACGGGGCAGACCATGGCCGATGCCCTCGCCGATATTCGAACTGCGGAAAGAGAAATCCGAGATGCTTACGACGCTCTGTCTGCGGAATTGAATGCAGGGGGAGTGTCTTCCGAGGTGCGAGAGAGCAAAGAGAGCGAACTCAAACAGCTCCGGTCGCAGCTTATGGTCGCTGCACAAGCGTCAAATATGGCGCGCATTGGATTCGATCAGCTTCTTGTCAGCGGTACGTCTAGAGGGGTTGATAGATTCGTTACAGAAACGGCGTCTCAGCTTGCCGACTTGGCATGGGATGTCACGTCTTCGCCGTTCTCGGAAAAGAGCCGCCAAGACCTGCTCAATCGAGCCGATGCGATCGCAACACTGCTCGGAAATCCACGGCTGGCTGTGGATTATTTCCAAGATGCGTACGCGCAGGCCGATGTCCTCGAGAAAATGGGGCGCTTCAACGACGCGGAAGAAATCCGCGCCAAGACGACACTTGACCTGATTTCCGTGGTGTACGGAGGCGCTGGCGCGATCAAAGCGGCTATCGGAACAGTGCCGAAGATTGCTAAACTCGAAAAACTTGCGCGCGTGGGTGAGGCGGGTGCTTCCGAGGTTGGAGCAAAAACGACTGTAGCAATACCTGAAAGCCGAGTCGGTCATATTTTTAGAGCGACTGATGGACACCTTCCAGATAATCCTGTTAATCGCGAGTTGATAACTAGGATTGCAAATGATAAACAATATATACTCGGGGGCGATCGGTACGGAAATACATGGGCAGCTGAGATATTGCCAGATGGCACCCAGGCATGGGTTCAATATAGAGGTAATCAGATTATTAATGGCGGGATTAACAAGACGCCAAAGATCTATGATTCCGAAAACGGCTTGGCGTCATTGAAGTCACGGGGAACAAAAAATGGAGAGTGAAAGAAACTTGACGATAAAGCAGGCTTTTTGTGCGATGTTCTACTTTCTAAAACACGAATATGATCTGACGAAATCTGACGATATTGGGGCCATGCTTGGTTCTCTAGATTGGACTATCTGGTCGGATGGCTCAGGGCCGGCTGATCCTGCGGCATGGGCGGATTGGCTAGTAGCAGTGAAAAAAGCCCAGGAAGACAGCCCTACTTGGTAATCGAATCAAAGTCGGTGCAAAAACAACTGGCAGGGTCATTACCCATAAGGGTTTTTCTGAGCATGTGGTTTGCGATTCAAGGCTCCAGAAAGGAGCCTTTGTGTCTCCTTAACCTTCTTTCCGTGCTAATTTAGGCCGTAAGCTCATAAATTCGCTTGGTGATTGACGAATATCATGATTCAAGGCTTCCACACAGGAGGCCATGAATGACCCGTCGCCGCTACGAACTGACAGACCACGAATGGTCGATCATCTCGCCGTTGTTGCCGAACAAACCGCGCGGGGTTCCCCGCGTTGATGATCGTCGTGTGCTGAACGGCATCCTTTGGCGTTTCCGGACGGGTTCGCCTTGGGCGGAGATGCCGGAACGCTATGGCCCGCCGACCATCTGCTACAACCGCTTTGTCCGCTGGCGGAAGGCTGGTGTCTGGGATCGACTTCTCGAAGCGGTGTCCGAGGCTTACGACGGCGATATCGTCATGATCGACAGCACCTGTGTCCGCGTTCACCAGCACGCGGCCACGGGAAACAGGGGGATGGAGACGATGGCGGCATGGGACGTTCCCGCGGCGGGCTTACAAGCAAAATCCATGCCCTCGTCGACGCCGAAGGTCGCCCCGTTACCCTCCATCTGACGGGCGGCCAGGTTGCCGACTGTACCGAAGCCGAAGCGTTGATCGATGGCCTCGGTGGCGGTGACATCCTGCTGGCCGACAAGGGCTACGACAGCAACGCGATCCGCGCCAAAGCCGCAGAGCGGAAGGTCTGGGCCAATATCCCGCCAAAGGCCAACCGCAAGGGCTCCTTCACGTTCTCCCGCTGGGTCTATCGCCAGCGCGACCTCGTCGAACGCTTTTTCAGTCGAATCAAGAATTTCCGGGGCATTGCAACACGTTACGACAAGTGCCCAGAAAATTACTTGGCCGCAGTCAAACTCGTGGCCGCAAGGATTTGGTGCAGGAGCTTATGAGTCTACGGCTTAGTCTTCTTGATTAACGAACGGCCTAACTGGCTCGAAGAAGGGCTTCGGCCGCAAGTCGTCGACCAAGGGGCAGATCGACTCCGCGACGGTGCGGCGCTCCGAGGTGAGCTCGGGGGCGGACCTTTCCGCCGACGCGGGGAAGAACATCGAGGTTTCGGCGAGCACGCTGACGGCGGAAGGCGATCTCGCGCTGACCGCCGAGGGCTCGGTGGGCCTGAGCGCGCAGGCGGACGAATTCCACGAGGAAGTCCACAAGAAGACGTCCGGCCTCCAGAAAGGGAAGATGGACGGCACCGAGGCCGTCGTCACCCATCAGGTGACGGAGCTCTCCTCGGGCGGCGATCTCGCCGTGACCGCGAAGAGCGGCGACGTGGCGCTGGAGGCGACCCGGGTCGCGAGCGCGGGCAGCGCGACGAGCTCCCCCGAAGACGGCCTTGTCGGGATGCTGTCGGTGACCGACAGCGACTTCAAGTCGGTCAGCAAGACCGGCAGCAATCTGGTCAGGCAGTCGGCGGCGGGAACGGGTCACGACGACACCACGGTGCGGATGGTCGCCATCGACGCGGGCGGCGGCGACTTCGAAGCCCGGGCGCAGGTGCGATGGACGGTATCGACGCCAGCCTGTTCGAGACCTACGCCAGTGAGACTCTGCTCATCGTCACCGCCGGATTCGGCCGTGCGCAGCGTGAAGGCGGAGAGATCGAGGACATCCGCCCCGGCGACGTCGTCTGGTTCGAGCCGGGGGAAAAGCACTGGCACGGCGCGTCGGCGGAGACCGCCATGACCCACATCGCCATTGCCGAGGCGCAAGACGGCAAGGTCGTCGACTGGCTGGAACCGGTGACCGACGCGGAATACGGCGGGAAGTGAGGCGTCGGATGCGATCCGGTCGGGGTTGACTGCGAGACTGGCGGCGTTCTAAACTTTCGAATATCGAATATATTCGAATTTTCGATTCAGGGATCGAGAAGTGAATCCAGCCTTCGATATCGACGCGTTGCGCGCCGTGGTGGCCGGAATCGACTTGCGCAGTTTCGCGCGGGCGGCGGTGGAACTCGGACGATCGCAATCGGCGATCAGCATGCAGCTCAAGAAGCTCGAACACCAGGCCGGCACCCCGCTTTTCGTCCGGAAGGGGAGAGGTCTGGTGCCGACCGAAGCCGGCGAAGCGCTGGCCGCCTACGCCCGCCGGATCATCGCTCTCAACGACGAAGTCGCGCGTGCACTGGGCGCGGCCGTCACCACGGAAACCGTGCGCCTCGGTCTGCCGCAGGATTTCTTCGACGACGTGATGCCCGCCACGCTCTCGGCGTTCACTGGGGACCATCCGGACGTTCATGTGGAAGTCCGCGCCGGTCCGAACCACGCGCTGGCCGACGAAATCCGGGCCGGGCGTCTCGACGGCGCGATCGTCTTCTTTCCGGAAGGCGCCGGAGGCGAGGGCGAACGGCTTTGCACGTTGCCCATGCACTGGCTGATGCACGAAGCCTTCGCCGATGGGATCGCGCGTCACCGGGTTCCGTTGGTGATGTTCGACCACCCCTGTCTGTTCCGGCAGGCGACGCTCGCCGCGCTCGACCGCGCGGACCGGCGTTGGCGGGTGGCGGTGACGACGCCGAGCCTGCCCGGCATATGGGGCGCGTTGCGATCGAAGCTGGGGATCGCGGTGCGGACCGGCCACGGGGTGCCGGACGATATCGTCTGCGCCGGAGACGCTCTCGACCTGCCGGAGCTTCCGGCGATCGAACTGAGGATGCTCGGAGCGCAGACCGCGACGCCCGCCGCGCGGGATCTGTGCGGGGCGCTGCGCCGGGAGACGATCGACCGGATCGCTCCGGCGTGAGGCGCGCAGGCCGACCGACCGGATGCCGCGGGTTTTTACGGAAGAGGCTGCCATGCCGGTAACGACGAATCACAGTGCCGCGGTCACGCGCCCGGTTGCCGCCACGATCGCGGCCGTCTTTCACCAAGGCCGGATCCTTCTGGTGCGGCGGGCCAATCCGCCCGACGCGGGTCGCTGGGGGTTTCCGGGCGGAAAGATCGAACCCGGCGAGCCGATCGAAACCGCCGCCGTCCGGGAGCTTTTCGAGGAAACCGGGATTCGGGGGCGGGCGCGCCGGGTGTTCACCGCGGTGGACGTCTTCGACCGCGACGAACACGGCAGGCTTCTGCGGCATTTCGTGCTGATCGCGGTCCTGTGCGATTGGATCGCCGGAGATCCGGTGGCCGGGGACGACGCCCTCGATGCGCGATGGTTCCGCCTCGAGGACCTCGACGACGCCGGTCTCGCCCTCAGTCTCGACGTCGCCGAGGTCGCCCGCCTGGCGGCGGCCATCGCCGTCGCGGAGTGATCGGCCCGGTTCGCGAGCTTGCCGGGCGGCTTCCCGGCCGCCCGGCGCGATGATGTCCGGCCCTCGTCGCCGTCGGCGAGGGCCGGGCGTCCGGCTCATTCCGCATCCTTCAGCGGGACGTAGAGCTCCCCGCCCTCGCGGAATTTCTCGGCCATCTTCGCCATGCCGTCCTTCCGTGCCTCGGCGCGGATGTCGTGGGAGATCCGCATGGAGCAGAACTTCGGCCCGCACATGGAGCAGAAATGCGCCACCTTGTGCGCCTCCTTGGGCAGAGTTTCGTCATGCATCGACCGGGCGGTCTCCGGGTCGAGCGACAGGTTGAACTGATCCTCCCAGCGGAACTCGAACCGGGCGCGCGAAAGCGCGTCGTCGCGGAGCCGCGCCGCCGGGTGGCCCTTGGCGAGATCCGCCGCGTGCGCCGCGATCTTGTAGGTGATGACGCCGGTCTTCACGTCGTCGCGGTCCGGTAGGCCCAGATGCTCCTTGGGGGTCACGTAGCACAGCATCGCCGTGCCGAACCAGCCGATCATCGCCGCGCCGATGCCGGAGGTGATGTGATCGTAGCCGGGCGCGATGTCGGTGGTGAGCGGTCCGAGCGTGTAGAACGGCGCCTCGCCGCAGGTGCGGAGCTGCCTGTCCACGTTGGCCTTGATCTTGTGCATCGGCACGTGCCCCGGCCCCTCGATCATCACCTGGCAGTCCCTGGCCCACGCGACCCCGGTCAGTTCGCCCAGGGTCTCCAGTTCGGCGAATTGCGCGGCGTCGTTGGCGTCGGCGATGGAGCCGGGGCGCAGGCCGTCGCCGAGGCTGAAGCTCACGTCGTAGGCGCGCGCGATGTCGCAGATCTCGTCGAAATGAGTGTAGAGGAAGCTCTCGCGGTGATGGTGCAGGCACCATTTCGCCATGATCGAACCGCCGCGGCTGACGATGCCGGTCACCCGGTCCATCGTCATCGGGATCATGTGCAGCCGGACTCCGGCGTGGATGGTGAAGTAGTCCACGCCCTGTTCCGCCTGCTCGATCAAGGTGTCGCGAAACACCTCCCAGCTCAGGTTCTCGGCGATGCCGCCGACCTTCTCCAGCGCCTGGTAGAGCGGCACCGTGCCGATCGGCACGGGGGAATTGCGGACGATCCATTCGCGGATGTTGTGGATGTTGCGTCCGGTCGAGAGGTCCATGACCGTGTCGGCGCCCCAGCGGATCGCCCAGACCATTTTCTCGACTTCCTCGGCCATCGAGGAGGTTACCGCCGAGTTGCCGATGTTGGCGTTGACCTTCACCAGGAAATTGCGGCCGATCGCCATCGGTTCGGCTTCCGGGTGGTTGACGTTCGCCGGAATGATCGCCCGGCCTTTCGCCACCTCGTCGCGCACGAATTCCGGCGTGATGAAATCGGGAATCTCGGCGCCGAAGCTCTCGCCGTCGCGGAGGGTCGCCGGGTCCGCCGCCCGCCGTCCGAGATTTTCGCGGATCGCGACGAATTCCATTTCCGGCGTGACGATCCCTGCGCGGGCATAGGCCATCTGCGTGACGGCGCGGCCGCCTCGGGCGCGCAGCGGCGCGTGGCGCACGGGGAATTCCGGCGTGAGCCCGGTTCCCTCCGTGAAGCCGTTGTCCTCGGGCTTCACATGGCGGCCTTCGTACTGCTCCGTGTCGCCGCGCGCGGCGATCCAGCTCTCGCGCAGCCGGGGCAGCCCCCGGTCGATCAGGATCTCCGCGTCCGGGTCGGTGTAGGGGCCGGAGCTGTCGTAGACGGCGACGGGCGGTTCGCCGGCGGAGGGATGCAGGTCGATCTCGCGGACGGGCACGCGGATCCGGGGGTGCCGGACGCCCGCGTGCCAGACCCGGCGCGAAGCCGGCAAGGGACCCGTGGTGACGGTCGGGGAAAGGGTTTTCATCGGTCGGAGCCTCCAGTGCTCGATGCGTTGGAGAACCCAGTTCGCCGTACTGAATGGAGGGTGGCCGCGCGGACGCCGTGGCGGAGTTTGCGGCCGTGCAGCCGGTGCACCATCCCTACGCCAGTCTGAACTGGATCAGGTTCGTCGGGTCACTGCGCTGCGCGGGCCTGCCGGACCGGCCATCAGTATCTCAGCCCCTTGTCGGGACACCCCGGGTGAATACCCTGAAGCTGCGTTTCGCTCGGGGGTTTGTCAACCGGCGGGCGGACACCATGCCACATATCGGTTTTCCTGAAGTCGCGATCCCGAAATATGCGTTTTTCCAGGGTGCGGGCGGCGGTTAGTCTTGGCGAGAGCCGACGGCAGCGATCCGCGGGATCTCCGCGCCCGGTGGAAAGCCGGACGTGCCGACGAAGCCCTCGTCCCAACATCGGAACGCGGCCGCATGATGCCCGACGCGCTTTGGCAGACTCTTCCGAACCTGCTGGTCGTTCTGTCGATCTTTACGGTGGGCGTCGCCAGCCCGGGCCCCGCAACGCTGATGATCGCCGGTACCGCCATGGCGAGAGGGCGCGCGCCCGCCATCGCGTTGTCCTGCGGCGTCGTTCTCGGGTCGATGGTCTGGGCCTGTGTCGCGGCTCTGGGATTCGTCGCCGCACTCCGGGCTTCGGCAATGCTGTTCGGCGGATTGAAACTGGCGGGCGGCGCCTATCTGATCGTCCTCGCCGTCAAATCGTGGCGCTCGGCCGCCACGCCGAACCGGAGCGCCCCGAGAGCGACGGGATCCGGCAGCCTCCGGCGCTGCTTCGCGCAGGGCCTGTTGCTGCATCTGACGAATCCCAAGGCGCCCCTGGTCTGGCTGGCGACCTTGTCCGCAGGCGTTGGCGAAGACGCCCCCGCCGCATTCCTGACGACCGCCATCCTGATCTGCGCGGTCGTCGCGACGGGGGTTTTCGTCGGCTATGCCTGTCTGTTCTCCGCGCGAGCCGCCGCGCAGGCCTATCTCTCGATCCGACGCCCGGTCGACGCCCTGCTCGGGTTCCTTTTCGGCGCGGCCGCAGTCAAGATCCTGACCTACGAGCCGAACTGACCGCCGCCGCGCCTGCCTGCGAGCATGCCCGGCCTAGCGTCGGGGCGGATCCGGTTCCGTGACCACCGGGCCGACGATCGCCTGGCCGAACGCCGCGCAGACCGCCGCGACCTCTTGCGGGTCGTGCGGCTCCGCCAGTTCCCCCATCGCCCGGAAGAAGCGGTCGTGGCGGGGCGGGGTGGAGACGAGCGTCATCCTGGCGGGGCTATCGCCGAGGGCGGAGAAGCCGTGCGCGATGCCTGGAGCGATATACACATGCGCCCCGGAAGCGACCGTCATCCGGTCTTCTCCCACCAGAAACAGCAACGCGCCTTCGGTGACGCGAAACAGTTTCTCCTCGTGGAAGGAGACATGTACCGGCGCGCCCGCTCCGGGCGCAACCGTCATGTCCATGACGGTGAACGGCGCGGTGTCGCCCCCCAACAGGATGTCGGCGTCGATGCCGGAAAAGCTCGCCGTGCCGACGGGGGACAGCACCCCGCAGGTGCCGGGCGGAGAGTCGGATTTCTCCGCGCTCGGCAGCGTGTCGAGCAACGGGCTGGCGAGGTGGAAGATTTCGTAGCGCGTCGCCGAGCGCTCCGCGATCTCGCGATCGGCGATCGAAATCCGTACCGTCCACCACGACCGCGGGTCCACTCCCACCGTCGCCGCCACGGTGCCGGGGGCCGAAGCGGCCTCGCGGCACCAGGCCGCCTCTCCCGCCAGGGCTGTCGTCAGATCGGCGTCCACCGGAATGTCGCTCTCGACCGTCGAGAGAAACCTCGGCGCCGTGCCTGGGCCCCGGCGAGCCTCCAGGGCGACGTAGGTGCGTATCGACGGACGGCCGAACGAACGGGTCACGACGTCGAGGCCGCCGTCGCACAGAAACTTCCGGAAGGCGTCCTCCCGACGCCAGAGATAGAGGGAGGAATACGCGTTGGCGGTGGCGCCGAGGCGCCCGGCCTCCCGCACGAGGAACGCCTTGAAATACAGATCCGGAACGGCCGACCACCGTTCGCCGCGCAGGCTCGCGCGCGAGCGGATGAGGCCGAGGTCGTAGTCGGCGGGCAGGCGGTGGACGTAGTGGGCGATCATCATGGCCGGGTCCTCCTCGGGGGAACGGGGCGCGACGGCATTGCCGTCCGGTGAGATGCAATACGTCAAAAAATCGAAAGTAGAAATTCATCAATATTCGTTATTAAAAAGTCTAAGGCGCTGCTAGCCTCGACGTCAATCCCGATGTCCGGGGTGGCGTGCTAACGCGCGGCTCAAGCGAGAG of uncultured Alphaproteobacteria bacterium contains these proteins:
- a CDS encoding transposase (fragment); amino-acid sequence: MGRSRGGLTSKIHALVDAEGRPVTLHLTGGQVADCTEAEALIDGLGGGDILLADKGYDSNAIRAKAAERKVWANIPPKANRKGSFTFSRWVYRQRDLVERFFSRIKNFRGIATRYDKCPENYLAAVKLVAARIWCRSL
- a CDS encoding hypothetical protein (Evidence 5 : No homology to any previously reported sequences) translates to MRRSEVSSGADLSADAGKNIEVSASTLTAEGDLALTAEGSVGLSAQADEFHEEVHKKTSGLQKGKMDGTEAVVTHQVTELSSGGDLAVTAKSGDVALEATRVASAGSATSSPEDGLVGMLSVTDSDFKSVSKTGSNLVRQSAAGTGHDDTTVRMVAIDAGGGDFEARAQVRWTVSTPACSRPTPVRLCSSSPPDSAVRSVKAERSRTSAPATSSGSSRGKSTGTARRRRPP
- a CDS encoding conserved hypothetical protein (Evidence 4 : Homologs of previously reported genes of unknown function) translates to MDGIDASLFETYASETLLIVTAGFGRAQREGGEIEDIRPGDVVWFEPGEKHWHGASAETAMTHIAIAEAQDGKVVDWLEPVTDAEYGGK
- a CDS encoding LysR family transcriptional regulator; the protein is MNPAFDIDALRAVVAGIDLRSFARAAVELGRSQSAISMQLKKLEHQAGTPLFVRKGRGLVPTEAGEALAAYARRIIALNDEVARALGAAVTTETVRLGLPQDFFDDVMPATLSAFTGDHPDVHVEVRAGPNHALADEIRAGRLDGAIVFFPEGAGGEGERLCTLPMHWLMHEAFADGIARHRVPLVMFDHPCLFRQATLAALDRADRRWRVAVTTPSLPGIWGALRSKLGIAVRTGHGVPDDIVCAGDALDLPELPAIELRMLGAQTATPAARDLCGALRRETIDRIAPA
- a CDS encoding NUDIX hydrolase, with protein sequence MPVTTNHSAAVTRPVAATIAAVFHQGRILLVRRANPPDAGRWGFPGGKIEPGEPIETAAVRELFEETGIRGRARRVFTAVDVFDRDEHGRLLRHFVLIAVLCDWIAGDPVAGDDALDARWFRLEDLDDAGLALSLDVAEVARLAAAIAVAE
- the thiC gene encoding thiamin (pyrimidine moiety) biosynthesis protein (Evidence 2a : Function of homologous gene experimentally demonstrated in an other organism; PubMedId : 8432721; Product type e : enzyme), producing MKTLSPTVTTGPLPASRRVWHAGVRHPRIRVPVREIDLHPSAGEPPVAVYDSSGPYTDPDAEILIDRGLPRLRESWIAARGDTEQYEGRHVKPEDNGFTEGTGLTPEFPVRHAPLRARGGRAVTQMAYARAGIVTPEMEFVAIRENLGRRAADPATLRDGESFGAEIPDFITPEFVRDEVAKGRAIIPANVNHPEAEPMAIGRNFLVKVNANIGNSAVTSSMAEEVEKMVWAIRWGADTVMDLSTGRNIHNIREWIVRNSPVPIGTVPLYQALEKVGGIAENLSWEVFRDTLIEQAEQGVDYFTIHAGVRLHMIPMTMDRVTGIVSRGGSIMAKWCLHHHRESFLYTHFDEICDIARAYDVSFSLGDGLRPGSIADANDAAQFAELETLGELTGVAWARDCQVMIEGPGHVPMHKIKANVDRQLRTCGEAPFYTLGPLTTDIAPGYDHITSGIGAAMIGWFGTAMLCYVTPKEHLGLPDRDDVKTGVITYKIAAHAADLAKGHPAARLRDDALSRARFEFRWEDQFNLSLDPETARSMHDETLPKEAHKVAHFCSMCGPKFCSMRISHDIRAEARKDGMAKMAEKFREGGELYVPLKDAE
- a CDS encoding Lysine exporter protein LysE/YggA, translated to MMPDALWQTLPNLLVVLSIFTVGVASPGPATLMIAGTAMARGRAPAIALSCGVVLGSMVWACVAALGFVAALRASAMLFGGLKLAGGAYLIVLAVKSWRSAATPNRSAPRATGSGSLRRCFAQGLLLHLTNPKAPLVWLATLSAGVGEDAPAAFLTTAILICAVVATGVFVGYACLFSARAAAQAYLSIRRPVDALLGFLFGAAAVKILTYEPN